A part of Streptomyces sp. NBC_01497 genomic DNA contains:
- a CDS encoding MBL fold metallo-hydrolase — protein MPGTGSSPSSRSVRSRLRASRPEAFGADATGERLARIHRSPHFVDGTFKNPDGTARTRPSGSPLDLAKVYFEKEARARRAPTGTVPVHPTTLADIARPPAGGLRVTWMGHSSVLAEIDGARVLFDPVWGERCSPFTFVGPKRLHPVPVPLASLGPVDVVVISHDHYDHLDMPTIKALATTDTVFAVPLGVGAHLERWGVAPSRLRELDWHESTEVAGVRLTATPARHFCGRGIRNQQHTLWASWAVVGREHRIYHSGDTGYFAGFRDIGAAQGPFDLTMIQIGAYSEHWPDIHMTPAEGMRAHLDLQGGSPSGVMMPIHWGTFNLAPHAWAEPGEWTKYEAEEAGQAVALPRPGEPFEPAGELPVEAWWRVVSGSIRQPWRRPRGAEAAGESRGDRDLVNDR, from the coding sequence GTGCCAGGCACCGGCTCGTCCCCATCATCTCGATCCGTTCGCTCGCGGCTGCGCGCGAGCAGGCCCGAAGCCTTCGGCGCCGACGCGACGGGGGAGCGCCTCGCGCGCATCCACCGCTCGCCGCACTTCGTCGACGGCACATTCAAGAACCCGGACGGCACGGCGCGGACCAGACCCTCGGGCTCGCCGCTCGACCTCGCGAAGGTCTACTTCGAGAAGGAGGCGCGTGCGCGGCGCGCCCCCACCGGCACGGTACCCGTTCACCCCACCACGCTTGCCGACATCGCGCGGCCCCCGGCCGGCGGACTGCGGGTGACCTGGATGGGACACTCCAGCGTGCTCGCGGAGATCGACGGCGCTCGCGTGCTGTTCGACCCGGTCTGGGGTGAGCGCTGCTCTCCCTTCACGTTCGTCGGGCCCAAGCGCCTGCACCCCGTCCCGGTGCCGCTCGCCTCGCTGGGTCCTGTGGACGTCGTGGTGATCTCCCACGACCACTACGACCACCTGGACATGCCCACCATCAAGGCACTCGCCACCACCGACACCGTCTTCGCGGTACCGCTCGGCGTCGGGGCCCACCTGGAGCGCTGGGGCGTCGCCCCTTCCCGCCTGCGCGAACTCGACTGGCACGAGTCCACCGAGGTCGCGGGCGTCCGGCTGACCGCCACCCCCGCCCGGCACTTCTGCGGCCGGGGCATCCGCAACCAGCAGCACACCCTGTGGGCGTCCTGGGCCGTCGTCGGCCGCGAACACCGGATCTACCACAGCGGTGACACGGGCTACTTCGCCGGTTTCCGGGACATCGGGGCGGCCCAGGGCCCGTTCGACCTGACGATGATCCAGATCGGCGCCTACTCGGAGCACTGGCCAGACATTCACATGACGCCGGCCGAGGGAATGCGCGCGCACCTGGACCTTCAGGGCGGCTCGCCTTCCGGTGTGATGATGCCGATCCACTGGGGGACGTTCAACCTGGCGCCGCATGCGTGGGCGGAGCCGGGGGAGTGGACGAAGTACGAGGCGGAGGAGGCCGGTCAGGCGGTGGCGCTCCCGCGGCCGGGGGAGCCGTTCGAGCCTGCGGGTGAGTTGCCGGTGGAGGCGTGGTGGCGGGTGGTGTCCGGTTCGATCAGGCAGCCTTGGCGTCGTCCCCGGGGTGCCGAGGCCGCCGGGGAGAGCAGGGGGGATAGGGACCTGGTTAATGATCGGTGA
- a CDS encoding carbohydrate kinase family protein: protein MTDQRSDDGPGRTAHDVLVVGGSGVDTVVRVDSLPVPLADTVDVSAIREWPGHTGGNVALGCRALGLGVKFLDFVGDDWTGAQVRARLAEGDVDFEALTSPSGTRRAVSLVERTGRRMSFQDAREPAGLKMPRAFYLPHLRAARHVHLSVVDFARHLFDDIVEAGVPVSTDLQDWDGLSGHQREFALRADLVFLSATGAGGRIAAVMKEILREGRAEVVVATAGAGGSYLMTRAAPSPRPIAATVPPAPVVDSNGAGDAYVCGFLYGRLTGRGLEECAELGARAGAFACTGQGPAALIGRDELLKHAG from the coding sequence GTGACGGACCAGCGGAGCGACGACGGACCGGGCCGGACGGCCCACGACGTGCTGGTCGTCGGAGGCAGCGGCGTGGACACCGTGGTCCGGGTCGACTCGCTGCCCGTGCCGCTCGCCGACACGGTCGACGTGAGCGCGATACGTGAGTGGCCCGGGCACACCGGCGGGAATGTGGCGCTCGGCTGCCGGGCGCTCGGACTCGGCGTGAAGTTCCTCGACTTCGTCGGTGACGACTGGACCGGGGCGCAGGTGCGCGCCCGGCTCGCCGAGGGCGACGTGGACTTCGAGGCCCTGACCTCCCCGTCGGGGACCCGGCGGGCCGTGAGCCTGGTGGAGCGCACGGGGCGGCGGATGTCCTTCCAGGACGCGCGTGAGCCGGCGGGCCTGAAGATGCCGCGCGCGTTCTACCTGCCGCACCTGCGCGCGGCCCGCCATGTGCACCTTTCCGTCGTGGACTTCGCACGGCACCTCTTCGACGACATCGTGGAAGCGGGCGTGCCGGTCTCCACCGACCTGCAGGACTGGGACGGACTCTCCGGGCACCAGCGGGAGTTCGCGCTCCGGGCGGACCTGGTGTTCCTGAGCGCGACCGGGGCGGGCGGCCGGATCGCCGCCGTCATGAAGGAGATCCTGCGCGAGGGGCGCGCCGAGGTCGTCGTGGCGACCGCGGGCGCCGGCGGTTCGTACCTGATGACACGGGCGGCGCCGTCGCCCCGCCCGATCGCCGCGACGGTGCCGCCCGCGCCGGTCGTGGACTCCAACGGCGCGGGAGACGCGTACGTCTGCGGATTCCTCTACGGCCGGCTGACGGGCCGCGGCCTGGAGGAGTGCGCGGAGCTCGGCGCCAGAGCGGGCGCCTTCGCCTGCACGGGCCAGGGTCCGGCCGCCCTGATCGGCCGCGACGAACTGCTGAAGCACGCCGGCTGA
- a CDS encoding DUF6745 domain-containing protein encodes MDPLRRWRAVGASTAPADRPAAERGIRHAYRLAGIPEPETIVWAASPRAGVEAVRALADPGASVRGAVRTRPWADERRAAYEELGPAGWAAHWSRTGAALWGPNRLLTDRITTAVVSACAADPEGAEGAAVRALLVDAVLGQHDAAWLAAFDGRTERLAGLAAVARHAGWWWPYERAVVVCERPVELHRDEAGRLDNGDGPALAYADGFALHAWRGMPVPADFHAELASLSPQRIRAEGNAELRRVMLEYYGYQRYLDESGATSVQDDETGRLWRIRLADDEDVVMVEVVNATPEPDGTRRTYWLRVPPGTRTARAGVAWTFGVEEDDYAPVRQT; translated from the coding sequence CTGGACCCGTTGCGGCGGTGGCGCGCGGTCGGCGCGTCCACCGCACCGGCCGACCGGCCCGCGGCCGAGCGCGGTATACGCCACGCCTACCGGCTCGCGGGCATCCCGGAGCCGGAGACCATCGTCTGGGCCGCGTCGCCCCGCGCGGGCGTCGAAGCCGTGCGGGCGCTGGCCGATCCCGGCGCGTCCGTCCGCGGCGCGGTGCGCACACGGCCGTGGGCGGACGAGCGGCGCGCCGCGTACGAGGAGTTGGGGCCCGCCGGCTGGGCCGCGCACTGGAGTCGTACGGGCGCCGCCCTGTGGGGCCCCAACCGCCTGCTCACCGACCGCATCACCACGGCCGTGGTGTCCGCGTGTGCGGCCGACCCGGAGGGAGCCGAGGGCGCAGCGGTGCGGGCCCTGCTGGTCGACGCCGTGCTCGGGCAGCACGACGCGGCCTGGCTCGCCGCGTTCGACGGACGCACCGAGCGGCTCGCCGGACTCGCCGCGGTGGCGCGGCACGCGGGCTGGTGGTGGCCCTACGAGCGGGCAGTCGTCGTGTGCGAACGGCCCGTGGAACTCCATCGTGACGAGGCGGGCCGACTCGACAACGGGGACGGGCCCGCGCTCGCCTACGCCGACGGCTTCGCGCTGCACGCCTGGCGTGGCATGCCCGTCCCGGCGGACTTCCACGCCGAGTTGGCCTCTCTCTCACCACAGCGCATCCGCGCGGAGGGGAACGCCGAACTGCGCCGCGTGATGCTGGAGTACTACGGCTACCAGCGCTACCTGGACGAGTCCGGCGCCACTTCGGTGCAGGACGACGAAACCGGCCGGCTCTGGCGCATCCGACTGGCCGACGACGAGGACGTGGTGATGGTCGAGGTCGTCAACGCGACCCCCGAGCCCGACGGCACGCGCCGTACGTACTGGTTGCGCGTGCCGCCGGGGACCCGGACGGCGAGAGCGGGCGTCGCCTGGACCTTCGGGGTGGAGGAGGACGACTACGCGCCGGTGCGGCAGACCTGA
- a CDS encoding STM4015 family protein: protein MSTDALEEFHGLPTFDFPEAGGTGGLPPAASVAWRVRVEAYEAETPWKKEFARFAAAVDLSQVRALVVGAWSDPYDSGPDEVIEALTEAGGRMTALRALFLGDIDADECEISWITQTQVSPLLAVFPRLEAFGVRGGQALEFAPVEHAGLRELIVETGGLDASVVRGIGASTLPALERLDLWLGVDNYGGTTEIADLAPFLSGDRFPALRHLALHNSELQDEIAVAFASAPVVARLETLDLSMGTLGDVGAEALLSGQPLTHLKKLDLSHHYISPPLRDRLAAELGVAGVVVDLDDDGAQEDDEDFRYVAVSE from the coding sequence ATGTCCACGGACGCCCTTGAGGAATTCCACGGCCTGCCCACCTTCGACTTCCCCGAGGCCGGCGGCACGGGCGGGCTGCCTCCTGCCGCGTCCGTCGCCTGGCGGGTGCGTGTCGAGGCGTACGAGGCGGAGACCCCGTGGAAGAAGGAGTTCGCCCGGTTCGCGGCGGCGGTCGACCTCTCCCAGGTACGGGCGCTTGTGGTCGGGGCCTGGAGCGACCCTTACGACTCGGGCCCAGACGAGGTGATCGAGGCTCTCACCGAGGCGGGCGGCCGGATGACCGCGCTGCGCGCCCTCTTCCTCGGCGACATCGACGCCGATGAGTGCGAGATATCGTGGATCACCCAGACGCAGGTCTCTCCGCTGCTCGCGGTGTTCCCCCGCCTTGAGGCGTTCGGCGTACGGGGCGGTCAGGCGCTGGAGTTCGCGCCGGTCGAGCATGCGGGGCTCCGGGAGCTGATCGTCGAGACGGGCGGGCTCGACGCCTCGGTCGTACGGGGTATCGGTGCGAGCACCCTGCCGGCGCTGGAGCGGCTCGACCTGTGGCTGGGCGTCGACAACTACGGGGGTACGACCGAGATCGCCGACCTGGCACCTTTCCTGTCCGGCGACCGCTTCCCGGCGCTGCGCCATCTGGCCCTGCACAACAGCGAGCTGCAGGACGAGATCGCCGTCGCGTTCGCGTCCGCTCCCGTCGTGGCCCGGCTTGAGACGCTGGATCTGTCCATGGGAACGCTCGGGGACGTGGGTGCCGAGGCCCTTTTGTCCGGGCAGCCGCTGACGCACCTGAAGAAGCTCGACCTGTCGCACCACTACATCTCCCCGCCGCTCCGGGACCGTCTGGCGGCGGAACTCGGCGTGGCGGGCGTGGTCGTGGACCTCGACGACGACGGCGCCCAGGAGGACGACGAGGACTTCCGCTATGTCGCGGTGTCGGAATAG
- a CDS encoding STM4014 family protein: protein MTLIVVGIPGSRRVTLFRAAVGAAGLPSARVVPWADILRGGAPGFTGADTVRVESPGEDAEVDALLRNGREPVRVEGSARWYAGLTAAARRLGRAAADVGAVLLDDAEELAVLFDKRLCHGVLAGAGVAVPASPTSGPAAPAVAGWEDVRSLMAGAGLRRAFVKLAHGSSASGVLAVETPGRGRVRAITSVERDASGRLFNSLRVRSYTAERDVAAIVDALAPDGLHIERWLPKVRLGGRNADLRVVVVAGRATHAVVRTSRSPMTNLHLGGRRGDLAGARAAAEAAGGSLEDALDLCERAAAAFPGTHCVGVDLLPLAGGRGFAIGEVNAFGDLLPGLTGLPGTPAEGLDTYGAQLAVRPLRGARAGI, encoded by the coding sequence ATGACGTTGATCGTGGTGGGGATTCCCGGCAGCCGCCGGGTGACGCTGTTCCGGGCGGCCGTGGGCGCCGCAGGGCTGCCGTCCGCCCGCGTGGTGCCGTGGGCGGACATCCTGCGCGGCGGCGCGCCGGGGTTCACCGGTGCCGACACCGTCCGTGTCGAGTCACCCGGTGAGGACGCCGAGGTCGACGCCCTGCTGCGCAACGGGCGGGAGCCCGTGCGCGTCGAGGGCAGCGCGCGCTGGTACGCGGGACTGACGGCGGCCGCACGAAGGCTCGGACGGGCCGCGGCGGACGTCGGCGCGGTGCTCCTGGACGACGCCGAGGAACTGGCCGTGCTGTTCGACAAGCGGCTGTGCCACGGCGTGCTCGCCGGGGCCGGCGTAGCGGTGCCGGCGTCACCGACCTCCGGCCCGGCGGCGCCCGCCGTGGCGGGCTGGGAGGACGTGCGGTCGTTGATGGCGGGGGCGGGTCTGCGCCGGGCGTTCGTGAAGCTCGCCCACGGCTCCTCCGCGTCGGGGGTGCTGGCCGTGGAGACACCCGGCCGGGGCCGGGTCCGGGCGATCACCTCGGTCGAACGCGACGCGTCGGGACGGCTGTTCAACTCGCTGCGGGTACGGAGCTACACGGCGGAGCGGGACGTCGCGGCGATCGTGGACGCGCTCGCGCCGGACGGCCTGCACATCGAGCGGTGGCTGCCGAAGGTGCGACTGGGCGGCCGCAACGCGGACCTGCGGGTGGTCGTGGTCGCGGGCCGGGCCACCCACGCCGTCGTGAGGACCAGCCGCTCCCCCATGACCAACCTGCACCTGGGCGGCAGGCGCGGCGACCTGGCGGGGGCGCGGGCCGCCGCCGAGGCGGCCGGCGGCAGCCTTGAGGACGCGCTCGACCTCTGCGAGCGCGCGGCGGCGGCTTTCCCCGGTACGCACTGCGTGGGGGTCGATCTGCTCCCGCTGGCAGGCGGGCGCGGCTTCGCGATCGGCGAGGTCAACGCGTTCGGGGACCTGCTGCCGGGTCTGACCGGCCTGCCGGGCACACCGGCCGAGGGGCTCGACACCTACGGCGCCCAGCTCGCCGTCCGGCCGCTGCGGGGTGCGCGTGCCGGAATCTGA
- a CDS encoding STM4013/SEN3800 family hydrolase, whose product MNAVVGRDDLLLVTLDTLRFDVADDLAAAGRTPELARRLPGGRWERRHAPGSFTYASHQAMFAGFLPTPDRQGPHPRLFAARFPGSESTARGTYVFEGPDLVSGLAAAGYRTVCLGGVGFFNRQGPLGSVLPGLFQEAHWEPEFGVASPRSFEAQIDRAERVVAQLPPDRRLFLFVNVSALHQPNWFHLAGATAAAGDSRASHAAALEYVDRHIGRLFAAMSARRRCFAMVCSDHGTAYGDDGFTGHRIGHPSVWTVPYAHFFLDPGTAP is encoded by the coding sequence ATGAACGCGGTGGTGGGGCGGGACGACCTGCTGCTGGTCACCCTGGACACCCTGCGGTTCGACGTCGCCGACGACCTCGCTGCGGCGGGGCGCACCCCCGAGCTGGCCCGGCGGCTACCGGGCGGCAGGTGGGAGCGGCGGCACGCGCCCGGCAGCTTCACGTACGCCTCGCACCAGGCCATGTTCGCGGGGTTCCTGCCCACACCGGACCGTCAGGGCCCTCACCCCCGGCTGTTCGCCGCGCGCTTTCCCGGCAGTGAGTCCACCGCGCGGGGCACGTACGTCTTCGAGGGGCCCGACCTGGTCTCCGGGCTCGCGGCCGCCGGCTACCGCACGGTGTGTCTGGGCGGGGTCGGGTTCTTCAACCGGCAGGGCCCGCTGGGTTCCGTGCTCCCCGGCCTGTTCCAGGAGGCCCACTGGGAGCCGGAGTTCGGGGTGGCCTCGCCCCGGTCCTTCGAGGCGCAGATCGACCGGGCGGAGCGCGTCGTGGCACAACTGCCGCCGGACCGGAGGCTGTTCCTGTTCGTCAACGTCTCGGCGCTGCACCAGCCCAACTGGTTCCACCTGGCGGGTGCCACCGCCGCGGCCGGCGACAGCAGGGCCAGCCACGCGGCGGCGCTGGAGTACGTCGACCGCCACATCGGGCGGCTGTTCGCCGCGATGAGCGCGCGGCGCCGCTGCTTCGCGATGGTCTGCTCGGACCACGGCACAGCGTACGGCGACGACGGCTTCACCGGCCACCGCATCGGCCATCCGTCCGTGTGGACCGTGCCGTACGCCCATTTCTTCCTCGACCCCGGGACGGCTCCATGA
- a CDS encoding STM4012 family radical SAM protein, whose amino-acid sequence MNDDAAIRPYQNYVYAYPHKTAYGPLEEAPPLREVWAGERRDALSLYLHVPFCEVRCGFCNLFTRIGAPDELTSRYLDALERQAIAVREALGDEEPPRFAAAAFGGGTPTFLSPGELERLCDIAEKRAGADLTAVPLSVEASPATATADRLAVLAERGATRLSLGVQSFVAAEARSAVRPQHRADVEAALGRIRDARIPVLNIDLIYGIDGQTEESWRYSLEAALAWRPEELYLYPLYVRPRTGLSRRERTSERAWDEQRLRLYRYGRDLLRAEGYEQVSMRMFRRPGAPAQGADDHACQSDGMVGLGCGARSYTSRLHYSFDYAVDMGEIRTIIDQYVGTDDFGRAHHGFRVDPGGDEPRRRHLLQSLLQAAGLDLGEYRARFGAAPGEDFPAELRDFARRGWLDDAAAGEGLLRLSPEGLAHSDALGPALFSAAVRSSMSAYEPR is encoded by the coding sequence ATGAACGACGACGCGGCGATCCGCCCGTACCAGAACTACGTGTACGCGTATCCGCACAAGACGGCGTACGGCCCGCTCGAAGAGGCGCCGCCACTACGGGAGGTGTGGGCGGGTGAGCGGCGCGACGCGCTCTCGCTGTACCTGCACGTCCCGTTCTGCGAGGTGCGCTGCGGCTTCTGCAACCTGTTCACCCGGATCGGCGCGCCCGACGAGCTGACGTCGCGCTACCTGGACGCACTGGAGCGGCAGGCGATCGCCGTCCGCGAGGCGCTGGGTGACGAGGAGCCCCCGCGGTTCGCCGCCGCGGCCTTCGGCGGCGGCACGCCGACCTTCCTCAGCCCGGGTGAGCTGGAGCGGCTCTGCGACATAGCCGAGAAACGGGCGGGCGCCGACCTCACGGCCGTCCCCCTCTCGGTGGAGGCGTCACCGGCCACGGCGACGGCGGACCGGCTCGCCGTCCTCGCGGAGCGGGGCGCGACGCGCCTGAGCCTCGGCGTCCAGAGCTTCGTCGCGGCGGAGGCGCGCTCGGCGGTCAGGCCCCAGCACCGGGCCGATGTCGAGGCGGCACTCGGCCGGATTCGGGACGCGCGGATACCGGTGCTCAACATCGACCTGATCTACGGCATCGACGGGCAGACCGAGGAGAGCTGGCGGTACTCACTTGAGGCGGCGCTCGCCTGGCGGCCCGAGGAGCTCTACCTCTATCCGCTGTACGTGCGCCCGAGGACCGGCCTCAGCCGCCGGGAGCGCACCAGTGAGCGCGCGTGGGACGAGCAGCGGCTGCGCCTGTACCGCTACGGTCGCGACCTGCTGCGCGCCGAGGGCTACGAGCAGGTGTCGATGCGGATGTTCCGGCGCCCGGGCGCCCCGGCCCAGGGTGCCGACGACCACGCCTGCCAGAGCGACGGGATGGTCGGCCTCGGCTGCGGCGCCCGCTCGTACACCTCGCGCCTGCACTACTCGTTCGACTACGCCGTCGACATGGGCGAGATCCGCACGATCATCGACCAGTACGTCGGAACCGACGACTTCGGCCGCGCCCACCACGGATTCCGCGTCGACCCGGGCGGCGACGAACCGCGCCGCCGTCACCTGCTCCAGTCGCTGCTCCAGGCCGCCGGTCTGGACCTCGGCGAGTACCGCGCCCGGTTCGGGGCGGCGCCGGGTGAGGACTTCCCCGCCGAGTTGCGGGACTTCGCGCGGCGCGGCTGGCTGGACGACGCGGCGGCCGGTGAGGGCCTGCTGCGCCTCTCGCCCGAGGGGCTCGCCCACTCGGACGCGCTCGGCCCGGCGCTGTTCTCCGCCGCCGTCAGGTCGTCGATGTCGGCGTACGAGCCGAGGTGA
- a CDS encoding STM4011 family radical SAM protein: MDLTVLYRGPLASCDYDCPYCPFAKRRDSPVQLRADRAALDRFAGWAATATDDRLSLLFTPWGEGLVRSWYRRTLTELSHLPHVARVAIQTNLSCRTDWTADADPSTLALWCTYHPGQTPYDRFLAKCADLAARGVRFSVGIVGLPEHLPHARRLRADLPPHVYLWVNAAEGHVYSDEEAARWTGLDALFPYSRTPHRSAGLPCRTGESVISVDGGGTVRRCHFVPAELGNLYDGSYRRALGPRACPLGVCDCHIGYVHLETLPLYDVFAGGVLERIPARPPAPALPGP, encoded by the coding sequence GTGGATCTGACTGTCCTGTACCGGGGCCCGCTCGCCTCGTGCGACTACGACTGCCCGTACTGCCCGTTCGCCAAGCGCCGCGACAGCCCGGTGCAGTTGCGCGCGGACCGGGCCGCGCTGGACCGCTTCGCCGGCTGGGCGGCGACGGCCACGGACGACCGGCTCTCCCTGCTGTTCACTCCCTGGGGCGAGGGCCTCGTACGGTCCTGGTACCGGCGCACCCTGACCGAGTTGTCCCATCTGCCGCATGTGGCGCGGGTTGCGATCCAGACCAACCTGAGCTGCCGTACGGACTGGACTGCGGACGCCGATCCGTCGACCCTCGCGCTGTGGTGCACGTACCATCCGGGCCAGACGCCCTACGACCGCTTCCTCGCCAAGTGCGCGGACCTGGCGGCGCGCGGGGTCAGGTTCAGCGTCGGGATCGTCGGCCTGCCCGAGCACCTGCCGCATGCGAGGAGGCTCCGCGCCGACCTGCCGCCGCACGTCTACCTGTGGGTCAACGCCGCGGAGGGGCATGTGTACAGCGACGAGGAGGCCGCCCGCTGGACGGGCCTCGACGCCCTCTTCCCGTACAGCAGGACCCCGCACCGCTCCGCCGGCCTGCCCTGCCGGACCGGTGAGTCGGTGATCTCGGTGGACGGCGGGGGCACGGTGCGCCGCTGTCACTTCGTCCCCGCGGAGCTGGGCAACCTGTACGACGGCTCCTACCGGCGGGCGCTCGGACCGCGCGCGTGCCCGCTCGGGGTCTGCGACTGCCACATCGGCTATGTGCACCTGGAGACCCTGCCGCTGTACGACGTTTTCGCGGGAGGTGTGCTGGAACGGATCCCGGCGCGGCCCCCGGCTCCCGCCCTGCCCGGCCCCTGA
- a CDS encoding tyrosine-protein phosphatase, producing MAAGAGTGARSAPEPELTGVRNFRDVGGLPAGDGSVVRQGVLFRSGHLAGATAQDAVFLSSLGLHTVFDFRNAADLKLDGPDIELPGVRNVNIPLNDPADGAEFWKLVRHGDLDQLRAILADGKAAGRMTESYRRTVTERTAEHSRVVHAVADDSVPVLLHCAAGKDRAGVTMAVILLALGAGYDAIEEDYLKSNAAHRRYRVKRGEGAGADRSEAVMELLSPLFDARAEYLRAAFETMVDTWGDTERYLTEGLGIAPGTRELLRARLLTA from the coding sequence ATCGCGGCAGGAGCCGGAACCGGCGCCCGGTCCGCGCCCGAACCCGAGCTGACCGGGGTACGCAATTTCCGCGACGTGGGCGGCCTGCCGGCCGGCGACGGGTCCGTGGTGAGGCAGGGCGTGCTGTTCCGCAGTGGTCATCTGGCGGGCGCCACGGCCCAGGACGCGGTGTTCCTGTCGTCGCTCGGCCTGCACACCGTCTTCGACTTCCGCAACGCCGCGGACCTCAAGCTGGACGGCCCCGACATCGAGCTGCCGGGGGTACGCAACGTGAACATCCCCCTCAACGACCCGGCTGACGGCGCCGAGTTCTGGAAACTCGTCCGCCACGGCGACCTGGACCAGCTGCGCGCGATCCTCGCGGACGGCAAGGCCGCCGGCCGGATGACGGAGTCCTACCGCCGGACCGTGACGGAGCGGACCGCCGAGCACAGCCGGGTCGTGCATGCCGTCGCGGACGACAGCGTGCCCGTCCTGCTGCACTGCGCCGCGGGCAAGGACCGGGCCGGCGTCACGATGGCGGTCATCCTGCTGGCACTCGGCGCGGGCTACGACGCGATCGAGGAGGACTACCTCAAGTCCAACGCCGCGCACCGGCGTTACCGGGTGAAGCGTGGCGAGGGAGCGGGCGCCGACCGCTCCGAGGCGGTCATGGAGCTGCTCAGCCCGCTGTTCGACGCACGCGCCGAGTACCTGCGGGCGGCTTTCGAGACGATGGTGGACACCTGGGGCGACACCGAGCGGTACCTGACCGAGGGCCTCGGCATCGCGCCGGGGACGCGGGAGCTGCTGCGCGCCCGGCTACTGACCGCGTGA
- a CDS encoding DUF6126 family protein, producing MSHDPLDSQKPNHKEGILPRGLAIRLFAYLIAGHAVAGFLYLLFKVGSRGQ from the coding sequence ATGTCGCACGATCCGCTGGACAGCCAGAAGCCCAACCACAAGGAGGGGATCCTGCCGCGCGGCCTCGCGATCAGACTCTTCGCCTACCTGATCGCGGGCCACGCCGTCGCGGGCTTCCTCTACCTGCTCTTCAAGGTCGGCTCACGCGGTCAGTAG
- a CDS encoding XRE family transcriptional regulator: MSTPGASAAAAGPPPDEPLPDVAPRLRELRRRRRLTLEAAAVRAGLSAAHLSRLETGHRQPSLPMLLALARIYGTTVSDLLGEMPPERDPIVRGARAEPVEADGWVYRQAGNPGRAMQPLRVTVEHGAQGNLVRVHPGEEWLYVLEGSLRLALGDGVHVLQPGDSAHFDSLVPHRIAAAEPAGTELLFVHTLLQSPAGELCLDGSGIHPR, from the coding sequence ATGAGCACCCCCGGAGCCTCCGCCGCGGCGGCCGGGCCGCCGCCCGACGAGCCGCTGCCCGACGTCGCACCGCGCCTGCGCGAACTGCGCCGCAGGCGACGCCTCACCCTGGAGGCCGCCGCCGTACGCGCCGGCCTCTCCGCGGCCCACCTCTCCCGGCTGGAGACGGGGCACCGGCAGCCCTCGCTGCCCATGCTGCTGGCTCTCGCCCGTATCTACGGTACGACGGTCTCCGACCTCCTGGGCGAGATGCCGCCGGAGCGTGACCCGATCGTCAGGGGAGCACGCGCCGAGCCGGTCGAGGCCGACGGCTGGGTGTACCGCCAGGCCGGCAACCCCGGCCGGGCCATGCAGCCACTGCGCGTGACCGTCGAGCACGGCGCGCAGGGCAACCTCGTCCGCGTCCACCCCGGCGAGGAGTGGCTCTACGTGCTGGAGGGAAGCCTGCGGCTCGCGCTCGGTGACGGCGTGCACGTCCTTCAGCCCGGTGACAGCGCCCACTTCGACTCGCTCGTTCCGCACCGGATCGCCGCCGCCGAGCCCGCGGGGACCGAGCTGCTGTTCGTCCACACCCTGCTGCAGAGCCCCGCCGGCGAGCTGTGTCTCGACGGCTCCGGCATCCACCCGCGCTGA